The proteins below are encoded in one region of Methanospirillum lacunae:
- a CDS encoding formylmethanofuran dehydrogenase subunit E family protein, protein MEIPRDYSIHDLARFHGHLGPFIVLGYRMGRYALNALNADPFELKAQVFCNGITPQSCMADGIQLGSGCTLGKGNIEIIKSESLFGTFCKDEKKIKITPHPLKTLDQNDPDYELAIERYAQSLYDLKDEELFKVDGL, encoded by the coding sequence ATGGAAATTCCCCGCGATTATTCAATACATGATCTGGCCCGGTTTCACGGACATCTTGGGCCCTTTATTGTGTTAGGATACCGGATGGGAAGATATGCCCTGAATGCATTAAATGCAGACCCATTTGAGCTCAAGGCACAAGTCTTCTGTAATGGAATTACTCCCCAGTCCTGTATGGCAGATGGAATTCAACTCGGAAGTGGTTGTACACTTGGGAAAGGAAATATCGAGATAATCAAGTCCGAAAGTTTGTTTGGTACGTTTTGTAAAGATGAGAAGAAGATAAAAATCACGCCGCATCCTTTGAAAACCTTGGATCAGAATGATCCTGACTATGAACTGGCCATTGAACGATATGCCCAATCCCTCTATGACCTGAAGGATGAGGAATTATTCAAGGTTGATGGCCTGTGA
- a CDS encoding MFS transporter, producing the protein MDTTTNTRLRAAIGGHFLVDLYSPILPIILPALITNLNLSYLMAGIIVTVFNVTSSIIQPVSGLYSDRTKRSVSIPVCVLFSCLGISLAVLTSNYYIMLALVSGAAIGTALFHPAAMDSVYRLSPPHKRGFYNSIFTTSGSLSYSISPFIAGILITYFGLSSITWFAIPGIIGAAWIYGIEKRSPAITESISSKSESKPIVERKQFWWASAGLVVVLCSLRAWAYIGIITYLPTLLILGHYGMDTVTTSLIVTIMLLTGVGGQVAGGMLSDRFGRKRMLILGFVCAIPFFGMIFLTQGWAMYVGIFMYAFFASFCYVTSVTMVQELLPGSVGFASGLTLGLCMGMGGIGAAIIGWAADLMGSLPHAMFLLIIPTILCPILAVFIKYPEEKPISV; encoded by the coding sequence ATGGATACTACGACAAATACAAGATTGCGTGCAGCCATTGGGGGTCACTTTCTCGTTGACCTGTATTCTCCCATACTCCCCATCATTCTCCCGGCTCTTATCACAAATTTAAACCTTTCATATCTTATGGCAGGGATCATCGTCACGGTTTTTAATGTAACATCCTCGATAATTCAACCGGTATCAGGCCTGTATAGTGACAGAACAAAACGCAGTGTGAGTATCCCGGTTTGTGTCCTATTCTCGTGCCTTGGCATCTCACTGGCTGTACTTACCAGCAATTATTACATCATGCTTGCACTGGTGTCAGGAGCAGCCATTGGCACTGCATTATTCCATCCTGCTGCAATGGACAGTGTGTATCGGCTTAGTCCGCCGCATAAACGCGGATTCTATAATTCAATTTTTACTACGAGTGGGAGCCTAAGTTATTCGATATCCCCCTTTATTGCCGGAATTCTTATCACATATTTCGGGCTTTCCAGCATTACCTGGTTTGCAATTCCCGGAATTATTGGAGCCGCGTGGATTTATGGTATTGAAAAAAGATCTCCGGCAATAACTGAAAGTATAAGCAGTAAATCTGAATCTAAACCAATAGTAGAGCGAAAACAATTCTGGTGGGCTTCAGCAGGTCTTGTAGTCGTTCTCTGCTCTCTCCGGGCATGGGCATACATCGGGATTATCACCTATCTTCCAACACTCCTGATTCTGGGCCATTATGGAATGGACACGGTCACAACATCGCTGATTGTTACCATTATGCTTCTCACAGGGGTTGGAGGACAGGTCGCAGGCGGTATGCTTTCAGATCGCTTCGGACGAAAGAGAATGCTGATACTTGGGTTTGTTTGTGCAATCCCATTCTTCGGAATGATATTTCTCACTCAGGGATGGGCCATGTATGTCGGAATATTCATGTATGCATTCTTTGCCAGTTTCTGTTATGTTACTTCAGTAACTATGGTTCAGGAGTTACTGCCCGGAAGTGTGGGATTTGCATCAGGTCTGACATTAGGATTATGTATGGGTATGGGCGGTATTGGTGCCGCTATCATCGGATGGGCTGCTGACCTTATGGGATCTCTACCACATGCAATGTTTTTGCTAATTATTCCAACGATACTATGTCCGATACTCGCAGTATTTATCAAATACCCGGAAGAAAAACCGATTTCAGTGTGA
- a CDS encoding ABC transporter ATP-binding protein produces MSPPVLELKNIAKSYGHGDVFADISFSVSEAESIGLFGESGCGKTTLGRCIMQLERQSAGTILLDSLDPTRLSSRKRRESRQSYQMIFQHPEVSLNPKMTLAQSVTELLMVHKKICFDEAMDTIQPLINRVGLRNEHLARYPHQLSGGEVQRAVLARIFSLQPKLIIADEPTSMLDVSVQAQVLRLMKELQNETGVAYVFISHDPDVISAMCDRIFWLSKRTWRLYDKSTFISQVKEDYTSSKNV; encoded by the coding sequence ATGTCACCACCCGTTCTCGAGTTAAAGAACATTGCAAAATCGTATGGTCATGGGGATGTTTTTGCTGACATCTCATTTTCCGTTTCAGAAGCAGAATCAATAGGTCTTTTTGGTGAGAGTGGCTGCGGAAAGACGACCCTTGGTAGATGTATCATGCAGCTTGAGAGACAGAGTGCCGGGACAATTCTTCTTGATTCGTTGGATCCTACCCGTTTGTCATCAAGAAAACGGAGAGAATCAAGGCAGTCATACCAGATGATCTTTCAGCATCCAGAAGTCTCACTCAATCCTAAAATGACTCTGGCACAAAGCGTTACAGAACTTCTGATGGTCCATAAAAAAATCTGTTTTGATGAAGCGATGGATACCATACAGCCACTCATTAACCGGGTAGGACTTCGCAATGAACATCTGGCCCGGTATCCCCATCAGCTTTCAGGAGGTGAAGTTCAACGAGCAGTTCTTGCCCGGATTTTCTCTCTCCAACCTAAATTAATAATTGCTGATGAACCGACCTCGATGCTTGATGTCTCGGTTCAGGCTCAGGTTTTACGCCTCATGAAAGAACTTCAAAATGAGACCGGAGTTGCGTATGTTTTCATTTCTCATGATCCTGACGTTATCTCTGCAATGTGTGATCGGATATTCTGGCTTTCAAAAAGGACCTGGAGATTATACGATAAATCAACGTTTATTTCTCAGGTAAAGGAGGATTATACGTCGTCAAAAAATGTATAG
- a CDS encoding metal ABC transporter ATP-binding protein, which translates to MSCGKPDCLIHLENVWTTYEGAECPVIRDISFDIRAGEFVVIGGPNGAGKTTLLEAITGLLPIVRGSVTVCGMGVLNEATRARCSIGYVIQNFDFHPFTPYTVEEVVRMGRYGKIGWFRRETEEDVEAARDAMRTLRIDHLKDELIGKLSGGQQQKVLIAHNLAKKPSVLLLDEPYSNLDIRTRDEVSDILCRICDSGVPVMMVSHAFDSLPDRDIRVIVMQTGRLVLNTVSKPDNVANLIRSVPVAG; encoded by the coding sequence GTGAGTTGTGGCAAACCTGACTGCCTTATTCACCTGGAAAACGTCTGGACAACCTATGAAGGAGCAGAATGCCCGGTCATCAGGGATATCTCATTTGATATCAGGGCCGGGGAATTCGTGGTAATCGGAGGTCCAAACGGGGCAGGCAAGACAACTCTTCTTGAAGCTATCACCGGGCTTCTCCCTATTGTCCGGGGATCTGTTACTGTCTGCGGAATGGGAGTTTTAAACGAAGCAACCAGGGCTCGATGCAGTATCGGGTATGTTATTCAGAACTTTGATTTTCATCCGTTTACTCCGTATACTGTGGAGGAAGTTGTCAGAATGGGAAGGTATGGGAAAATCGGATGGTTCAGGAGAGAGACTGAAGAAGATGTTGAGGCAGCCAGGGATGCAATGCGAACCCTGCGAATTGACCACTTGAAAGATGAACTCATCGGAAAACTTTCTGGAGGTCAACAACAGAAAGTCCTCATCGCCCACAATCTGGCAAAAAAGCCATCTGTGCTTCTCCTCGATGAACCATACAGTAACCTGGATATCAGGACCCGGGATGAGGTTTCAGACATTCTCTGCCGGATCTGCGATTCTGGTGTACCGGTCATGATGGTCTCTCATGCATTTGACAGCCTTCCTGATCGTGACATCAGGGTGATTGTTATGCAGACCGGAAGATTAGTTCTGAATACTGTTTCAAAACCGGATAACGTGGCCAACCTGATTCGTTCGGTTCCGGTGGCCGGGTGA